A single genomic interval of Lucilia cuprina isolate Lc7/37 chromosome 2, ASM2204524v1, whole genome shotgun sequence harbors:
- the LOC111676635 gene encoding dynein regulatory complex subunit 3, giving the protein MAQATMDNNKKIDNLKSLEEIIYPEIEPGIISKHMIEKSYLEDCYKGEEARLHQMEPVIYERITALRLDFRNILRIDHLWILPNLTKLALNCNKIEVIENIEMLVNLKELDLSFNYIERIENLDKLVNLEVLSLFSNMITKLENLDTLEKLIILSIGNNLINSTEGIERLRFLKNLKVLNLEGNPLCNNPEFCLVDYIAAVLPHVKYYEYVAIKNEDRQRAKERYYRELREIKANEEIELQTRAQKAKEEQDAERLSSSFVEHLNEHQLYESLWKGDDDGRILMMVGSPADDLAEEYDKDIFELTQEIYKLGLQKFEERQKEFEEFTSSMEEGHLEVQQMGHKILEEFQQYKENIFEEAIACHKYLESRAIRGEEEETEESLEYSDKLDRIAVQFDDMVNKVWQQLMSQELHLHETTEETIVIFQRRLQEMIAKFVEQAQTYFGQLRDIALHFAENLGEIVNRYIATKLALQDFEGVPEPLRNCMEDREAIANLIAGMKDYHTQRIDEREDRLMTRSKSFIDNMIDKLNKDELERNRAKVLEINTYLDLMTENLQSLQHEVREGLLNEEG; this is encoded by the exons ATGGCTCAGGCAACAATGGATAACAATAAAAAGATCGATAATCTTAAATCACTGGAGGAAATTATATATCCAGAAATTGAACCCGGTATTATTAGCAAACACATGATCGAGAAATCATATTTAGAGGATTGCTATAAAGGTGAAGAGGCACGTTTGCATCAAATGGAACCGGTAATTTACGAACGCATAACAGCATTACGTTTAGATTTTAGAA ATATTTTACGCATAGATCATTTATGGATATTACCAAATTTAACCAAATTGGccttaaattgtaataaaattgaggttattgaaaatattgaaatgctGGTAAATCTTAAAGAGCTAGATCTTAGTTTTAACTATATAGAACGTATAGAAAATTTGGATAAATTGGTAAACTTAGAAGTTTTGTCTCTATTCAGCAATATGATaacaaaattggaaaatttagaTACTTTAGAGAAATTGATTATATTGAGTATTGGTAATAATCTTATAAATTCGACTGAAGGA ATTGAACGCTTACgttttctgaaaaatttaaaagttttaaatttggaAGGAAATCCTTTATGTAATAATCCAGAGTTCTGTTTGGTGGACTACATTGCGGCTGTTTTACCACATGTCAAATATTATGAGTATGTGGCCATTAAAAATGAGGATCGCCAAAGGGCTAAAGAACGTTATTA TAGGGAACTTCGTGAAATTAAAGCTAACGAAGAGATCGAACTTCAAACTCGTGCTCAAAAAGCTAAAGAAGAACAAGATGCGGAACGTCTATCATCAAGTTTCGTCGAACATTTAAACGAACATCAACTCTACGAGTCATTGTGGAAGGGAGACGATGATGGGCGCATACTTATGATGGTCGGCTCACCAGCCGATGATTTGGCCGAAGAATATGATAAAGATATTTTCGAATTAACGCAGGAAATCTATAAGCTAGGTTTACAGAAATTTGAAGAACGTCAGAAAGAATTTGAGGAATTTACCAGCAGCATGGAAGAAGGACACTTGGAGGTACAACAAATGGGACACAAGATCCTGGAAGAATTTCAACAGtataaggaaaatatattcGAAGAAGCGATTGCATGTCACAAGTACTTAGAAAGTAGAGCCATACGTGGTGAAGAGGAGGAAACGGAAGAAAGTTTGGAGTATTCAGATAAATTGGATCGTATAGCAGTACAATTTGATGATATGGTCAATAAAGTATGGCAGCAATTAATGAGTCAGGAACTGCATTTGCATGAGACAACAGAA gaaacaattgttattttccaAAGACGTCTTCAGGAGATGATAGCAAAATTTGTCGAACAAGCTCAAACTTATTTTGGGCAATTGCGTGATATTGCTTTACATTTCGCGGAAAATTTGGGCGAAATTGTCAATCGTTATATTGCCACGAAATTGGCTTTGCAAGATTTTGAAGGTGTTCCTGAGCCACTGAGAAATTGCATGGAAGATCGAGAAGCTATAGCCAATTTAATAGCCGGCATGAAGGACTATCATACACAGCGTATCGATGAACGTGAAGATCGTTTAATGACTCGCAGCAAATCTTTCATTGATAACATGATCGATAAATTgaataa AGATGAACTGGAACGCAATCGGGCAAAAGTTCTAGAGattaacacatatttagatttGATGACTGAAAATCTACAATCATTGCAACATGAAGTACGTGAGGGACTACTTAATGAAGAAGGCTAG
- the LOC111676622 gene encoding enoyl-CoA delta isomerase 1, mitochondrial has protein sequence MQLAATRSFTRLLCRPETLLRCMSSASAGKLTTVEVNDKTGVAVLTMNRPPVNGLNLELLRDIHNSIEEIESNKSRGLILTSSSSTIFSAGLDIMEMYKPNQDRLKEFWTTLQDTWLALYGSSVPTAAAINGHSPAGGCLLATSCEYRVMLPNYTIGLNETKLGIVAPKWFMYAFCNVLPRRVAELALTQGKMFSSEEALKAGLVDELAQTKEEALAKCEQFFGTFAKTNPFARAMTKQQFRSKDLQQFEDERAQDLEAFIFFINQPNVQKGLGLYLESLKKKSK, from the exons ATGCAGTTGGCAGCTACAAGGTCATTCACAAGATTGCTCTGCAGGCCAGAGACACTTCTACGTTGTATGTCCTCAGCATCAGCTGGAAAATTAACTACAGTAGAAGTAAATGATAAAACCGGCGTAGCCGTTTTGACCATGAACCGTCCACCCGTAAATGGTTTGAATTTAGAATTGTTGCGTGACATACACAATTCGATTGAGGAAATTGAATCGAACAAATCTCGTGGATTAATCTTGACATCG TCTTCCAGCACAATATTTTCTGCCGGTTTGGATATTATGGAAATGTATAAACCCAATCAAGATAGATTAAAAGAATTTTGGACTACTTTACAAGATACCTGGTTGGCTTTGTATGGCTCTAGTGTACCAACAGCGGCTGCCATAAAT GGTCACTCGCCTGCTGGAGGTTGTCTTTTGGCTACCAGCTGTGAATATCGTGTTATGTTGCCTAATTACACAATTGGCCTTAACGAAACCAAATTGGGTATAGTAGCACCTAAATGGTTTATGTACGCCTTTTGTAATGTCTTGCCTCGTCGTGTTGCTGAATTGGCCTTAACTCAAGGCAAAATGTTTAGCAGTGAGGAAGCTCTTAAAGCGGGCCTTGTCGATGAGTTAGCACAAACAAAGGAAGAAGCTTTGGCTAAATGTGAGCAATTCTTTGGCACTTTTGCAAAAACTAATCCCTTTGCTCGCGCTATGACCAAACAACAATTCCGTTCAAAAGATTTACAACAATTCGAAGATGAAAGAGCACAAGATTTAGAagcttttatattctttattaatCAGCCCAATGTACAAAAAGGTTTAGGCCTTTATTTGGAAAGTTTAAAGAAGAAATCCAAGTGA
- the LOC111676621 gene encoding translocon-associated protein subunit gamma, translating to MGADKKQQKVQSSGFTKEEELLLQDFSRNVSTKSSALFYGNAFIVSAVPIWLFWRVHSMDLLSSAIFFLLMTGASTYLMAMAYKNVKFQLKHKIAVRREGAVTREVNRQMGDDKKVTRKEKEERILWKKNEVADYEATTYSIFYNNALFLAITIFISFFLLKNSAPLVNYIFSIGLASGALALFSTSTQTN from the exons atgggtGCCGacaagaaacaacaaaaagtacaaTCCTCTGGATTCACCAAGGAAGAAGAGCTTTTATTGCAAGATTTCAGCCGTAATGTCAGCACAAAATCTTCAGCTTTATTCTACGGCAATGCATTCATCGTCTCTGCCGTCCCCATCT ggCTTTTCTGGCGTGTCCATAGTATGGATTTATTGTCAAGTGCCATTTTCTTCCTCTTGATGACTGGTGCCAGCACATATTTGATGGCCATGGcctacaaaaatgttaaattccaattgaaacataaaattgctGTACGTCGTGAAGGTGCCGTAACCCGTGAAGTCAATCGTCAAATGGGCGATGACAAGAAAGTCACCCGCAAGGAAAAGGAAGAACGTATTTTGTGGAAAAAGAATGAAGTTGCTGATTATGAGGCTACCACCTACTCCATCTTCTACAACAATGCCCTCTTCTTGGCCATCACCATTTTCATCAGTTTCTTCTTGTTGAAGAACTCTGCTCCCCTCGTTAACTATATCTTCTCCATTGGTTTGGCCAGCGGTGCCTTAGCGCTCTTCTCTACCAGCACACAAACGAACTGA